In a single window of the Arachis hypogaea cultivar Tifrunner chromosome 6, arahy.Tifrunner.gnm2.J5K5, whole genome shotgun sequence genome:
- the LOC112696172 gene encoding elongation factor Tu, mitochondrial produces the protein MATIALRNSSSRRLFPFSSQIFSSGCRPFPPLSESPFSNDKLSPSSSSSSSSNPWWRSMATFTRTKPHVNVGTIGHVDHGKTTLTAAITKVLADEGKAKAIAFDEIDKAPEEKKRGITIATAHVEYETAKRHYAHVDCPGHADYVKNMITGAAQMDGGILVVSAPDGPMPQTKEHILLARQVGVPSLVCFLNKVDAVDDPELLELVEMELRELLSFYKFPGDEIPIIRGSALSALQGTNDEIGRKAILKLMDAVDEYIPDPVRQLDKPFLMPIEDVFSIQGRGTVATGRVEQGIIKVGDEVEVLGLMQGGPLKTTVTGVEMFKKILDQGQAGDNVGLLLRGLKREDIQRGQVIAKPGSVKTYKKFEAEIYVLTKDEGGRHTAFFSNYRPQFYLRTADVTGKVELPENVKMVMPGDNVTAVFELISAVPLEQGQRFALREGGRTVGAGVVSKVLT, from the exons ATGGCTACTATTGCTCTCAGGAATTCAAGTTCTAGGCGACTCTTCCCATTTTCTTCTCAAATCTTCTCTTCTGGTTGCAGACCCTTCCCCCCTCTCTCTGAATCCCCCTTTTCAAATGACAAgctctctccttcttcttcatcttcttcttcttccaatccTTGGTGGAGATCCATGGCCACCTTCACCAGAAC AAAACCCCATGTTAATGTTGGAACTATTGGGCACGTTGATCATGGGAAGACTACACTCACCGCAGCAATTACCAAG GTTTTAGCCGATGAAGGAAAAGCTAAGGCTATAGCCTTTGATGAAATTGATAAGGCTcctgaagagaagaagagaggaattACAATTGCAACG GCACACGTTGAGTATGAGACTGCTAAACGACACTATGCACATGTTGACTGCCCTGGACATGCTGATTATGTCAAA AATATGATTACAGGAGCTGCACAAATGGATGGTGGAATACTTGTTGTATCTGCTCCTGATGGACCAATGCCCCAAACCAAGGAGCACATTCTTCTTGCTCGCCAA GTCGGTGTGCCTTCTCTGGTGTGCTTTTTGAATAAAGTTGATGCTGTCGATGATCCAGAGTTGTTAGAACTTGTAGAAATGGAGCTCCGGG AGCTTCTAAGCTTCTACAAGTTCCCTGGAGATGAAATCCCCATCATCAGAGGCTCAGCATTGTCTGCTTTACAGGGTACAAATGACGAAATTGGAAGAAAGGCCATTCTAAAATTAATGGATGCTGTAGATGAATACATTCCTGACCCAGTTCGCCAACTTGACAAGCCTTTCCTTATGCCCATTGAAGATGTTTTTTCAATTCAG GGACGAGGAACAGTTGCCACCGGCCGTGTTGAGCAAGGAATCATAAAAGTTGGTGATGAAGTGGAGGTTTTGGGTCTAATGCAG GGTGGCCCTCTTAAAACAACAGTTACTGGAGTTGAGATGTTCAAGAAGATTTTAGACCAAGGACAG gcTGGTGACAATGTTGGTCTTCTTCTTCGAGGTCTGAAGCGTGAGGACATTCAACGTGGTCAG gtTATTGCCAAGCCTGGTTCTGTAAAAACATACAAAAAGTTTGAGGCGGAGATATATGTACTCACAAAAGATGAGGGTGGGCGACATACTGCTTTCTTCTCTAACTACAGACCTCAGTTTTACTTGAGAACTGCTGATGTCACTGGAAAAGTAGAATTGCCCGAAAATGTCAAGATGGTTATGCCTGGAGACAACGTGACTGCTGTGTTCGAATTAATTTCAGCTGTTCCACTTGAACAAG GACAAAGATTTGCTTTGAGAGAAGGAGGCAGAACAGTTGGTGCAGGTGTGGTGTCAAAAGTACTGACTTAA